The region GAActgtcaaataaattattgattGTTGGAACAAAGTTGTATGATTTCAGTTGGAGTGCTGTAGATTTTCATGTAAGAGGAACTTTTCGTATTGTGCTCATATGCAAATGTTGGGTACCGAGAAGCAATTTCAGAACTTGCAGCATATTTGgggtgaaaattttgaaagcaTGTGCACATTTTACATAAGGAAATGCATGAAAAAGTGTCACCAACGAGTGGAtcttttgaaattgatgatcAAATTTTCTAAAGGCTGGTATGGGGCACTTTACTCAATGAACAGTTGGAAAACCCCCAAATACGGTCCGAGTTTTCAAGTTAGCATACATCAAGTGTAAAGGCAGCGTACATTGCCAATGACAGTTCTACGGTATCAATTGCACTAAGAGTGGGTTAATGATACCAGGAAAACCGGATGCATTGTCGACTAAAGCACTAATTAATAAAAGATCCAAAATTAGCTATGTGCTGCTAACTCAGTAAACTAGTGGAGAAAACCAGTCGTCGGGAATGTTGTTGTCTGTGAGGAAACAATTACGGCAGAAGAACAAGAATAATatatcaaaaagtttattaaattttcatccattataaacatgtaaactTCATTCAGATGAACAAGTTGTTCGTTATACATAATcacaatcaaaatattttatttacaatacaaaatCTCAGTTATCCATATTTTCGTGTCTCATGTTGAAATCAGATTTTTCTGTAAAGATAAAGAAAGGAAAATACGATCAAGGTGGCGCCAAGTTACGATGACTCGTACACGAGGGACAAGAAAATGTGAACCTACCTTTTTAAAACTTTGAACGAAAGTTGCGCTGAAACCAGGCACTTGATCCAAGTCATCGATCTGATAAAAAGATGCATATGTCAAATATAGATTAACAGCAAACCAACGATAATTAATACAGTCAGGGTCCCTACGAATCCTTTAAAACTCTTTCTAAttggaaaatttttttaatggtGCTTGGAGCTCTtttgatttgagcaaaatgcccaaaactttcattttgagaaattttttAGATTACATCTAATTCGGTACAGTTGGGACCAGGATTTTTTTTAGCCCCATTAGATGGTTACCGAATAAAAAATCGAGTTTAGCAGCGTAAAGGATAGAAATTTTCTTATGAAACCACCGAGTTAATGGTTTATAGAGATGAACAGTACCAATTAGGTGGAGTCTACAATTATTGGGATGTGAAAGTGATGCAGGCGTTTCctcgaaatctaaattttcagtttaaacattgcttatatccaggaatgaccgatctgaCCTTGACAGTAGACTGTCATAGGCAGAGTCTTCTGTAGCTGGTTCATAGATTtcataaaagaattagtttcAACTTACACAAGCAAAACTTCCATTCACTTCTCTATACTTGATTATGAGGAGACAGCGTTTTTTGCCGACAGTTTGCAATTGAAGGATATCCTTCTCGGATCCGGTATTCAATGTTCTAAGGATTTCCTGACCTATAACAAATATTAACCAACATTAAGGAAACTGAACAACATTCTTTCCACCTGGAAGAAAATCCTCGCTGCAATGAACTTACTGAATCGTTCAACGACGTCGGTGTTCACAGCTGGCTGAACGGGCGACGTTTCACGTTTATTACTACGATTTTCGTCATCAGACTCGGAGTCTATGAATATGCACACAAAAATTAACGagaattaaaatctttcaGCTAAGTAGATTAGTATCATATGGTTAGGATTTTCTCGAATTTTGAAGACGTAAAGAATATCACGAGCAAAGCTCTCAGTGGATGCCGCACCTGATAAGATTTTTCTGCGAGCTGTGGACTTAAACGGCTTGCGTTTTATTCTTCCGATTGGATTGAAGAACAACGGACTACTAGTTATTTGACGTATCGCATTTGACTTTATATCTGTAAGAGTATCAATGCATAGTTTACGTGTCCGTATCTAATGTTGTAGAGGTACAGCACATACGGTTAAGCCAGAACAAAACCCTACCTTCTAATGCTCCTTTTTTCGTCTTGAAAGATTTCGATATGCTTTCCTTCAACTGTCGTATTTCGTTCCTTTGCTCTTTCAAGACATTCGCTTCCGCGACCCGATCGCTTTCCGCGTTAATTTTCTGCATGAATTTCCGTTCCAGATCTTCTAAACGGTCGGTTAAAACTTGCAACGCTTCGTCCGCGTCGTTCTGCTTTCGCAACAACGGACTCAGATACGGCGCCGGGTCCAATCTGATACTCGACGAACTTTCGTCCTCCGTGAGAGACTCGATATCGTCTAGTTCGTCGTCCGAATTCTCTTTATCGGATAATCGCACACGTTTTGCCGCCTTATGTTTATCGGGTAGAACACGCTTTCCGAGTTTGGGTCTTTCGAGCTCCTCGTTTACGATAGTTTTGTTAACGACCGATCGCGTTTTCTGCGCGATGTTTAAACTCGTATACGTATCCAGGTACATACACATTTCCGGTGATAGGTTCGTAATCATTACCGAATGACTGTTTCCGCCTAACGAATCCTGAAATAAAGTAGCAAACGAATGGGAACTAATCATTCTGTATTTCAAGGCAGAGTTAGACAATTGCAGACCAGACTACCTGATATCTCTAATTGTAGTAGTTTTCAGCAAAAATGAGAGTAATTTGACAAAAATCGtagtttcattgaaaatgaacgataaaattctgattttgagagaATTCTGATATTTTTGACCGTAGTTGAGTTCTTAAAAATAGACTACTCTCAAAAACAGTAGTTGTAGTCAGATCTGCTATTGATTCTATACAGGGCGAGACTTACCTGCAGTAACCGTGTTAATTTACTGTCTCTGTATGGAATATGTGGctataaaaatataatatttaaagTTCGAACAAACAGTAAGGTAAATTCAGACCATTTAGAAAGAAATCTCTTATGTAGTATAATGTAAGAAAACGTACCAGGCCTTGATTTAACGCATCGACTACTTGTCCCAACACAAAAAGGGATGTGTTTATTGCACCACTTTCTTTAAGTCTGCgaagatgaaatagaaatctcgaACAGTGAAATACGGTCTAGCTAACTGTATACGGTTTTTTCCGCCAATGCCATGCAACGCTCTTACCTTATACCCTTGTTTCCAGTTCGTTTGTTGTTTTCGCTCCCAGCGAGATCAATCAGGTGCATTTTCCCAGTCAGTTTTCTATACGGCTCGCATTGCTGGTGTTTGGCGACTTTGATTATCAAAATGCTATGACTTCGACTAGAATGTTCGTTCAGCTTCGTTGATGCGGTAGTTCTGTAAAAAGCGATGTAGCTTCATAAATCGTTTCGATCGCAATCAGTTTAAAACGTTTCCATCGTTGTTGctaatattcgatgaaataattaagCTGAAGATTACTGAGAGAACTGAAATAGATCAGAAAGCAGGTGGCCGTTTATGCTGTACCTATTCTGTGAAGCTGGACCGAAGGCGCGTTTGAAGTCGTCGTAGGTTTTGATTTCTAATTCCGTTAATCCAGCGATGAATACACGTTTTCTTTTATCCTCGCGAATCGGTAAATCTTGAGACTTATTTTCACTTAACAGATCTATTGCCTACAGAGAAAGGTCGAATGAGATTCAATTCAGTATAGACACGTATGTGATTCAAGTAGAGATGAATAAgctgaaaatgtatttttcagatttgcTCCTAAACTAATAAGTTTGATAGAGTACTAAAATGCATGCAACTGACGTATATGGACTAccagggccaaattcggttttcgtagctagtcgactagtggtcggaactaataatcaaaagcgcttgattttcgaactataTCCGCATATAGTTCCGGACATTCagtttcgtttagttcgactatcgTCGACTACCTCAGACAACCGAGGTGGCCCAGGTAGTACTCAGGAATCAGAATGAAATCTTCTTGGCTTATTAGAAATTCGGATGAAAATTGTTGCAATCAAGATCAGTCTAGTATCTAGCCTTGCAATCAAGATCAGTCTAGTATCTTAGATTCTAACCGTTCCCCAACAGCGTACGGTAGTCAGACTGAATTAAGATATACATGACACAGCGGAACTTCATAACAACAAATTTCTGGAGAACAGAAAACATATTCGTTATAAACCGATATTTCGtaatatccagtatgaaataatcaaaattgtCTGAGCTCGTGATAACGGGGTTTCACTGTGATAAGGATTGGATCAAAATCCAGATTTCAATGTTATCCAGATTAAGCAGTGGTTACTCACCTTCTCATTGTATATCTCGAGATAAGAGAATCTAATCGTGAATTTCCACGTATCGTCTTCTTTCATCTGTTTCGACGTGATAGCGAACAGCTCTAACAACGTACGAGGAATTATACCCGGGTCTTCGACTGTTCCCAATATCGTGTGAGTTTTTCCGGCTCCGGTCGGGCCGTACGCGAATGTCGATACGTTTTGCCCGTGCGTCACGTCGTACAGTAACGGCTTTACGCAATATTCGAACACTTCATTTTGGCTCGTCTCGTGATTGAAAACCtttgaaaacctgaaaataagttcagttttatctattgaatatttatgaaaattcCACCCCTGCAGCATGATGTATAATGGCCGTAGTGCATCTAtatcgcagtgcggtgtatcgattattaatgatatttcacacTGATTGACAGGTGCTGTCGAATTACATTTTTTTAGCTAGTTTGCAGCAGGCCATtactttttgaaatatattgtgtaataataatcattggGAGCATATTGGCTCGTAAAGATTTGTTACTAGTTGAACACATTCGATCAGGTGGGCCTGTGCAGTTGAATAGAGTAAAATGTTGAAGATTTATAAAAGACAAGATGGTCGAAATGCTACAGCAGGGCAAACCCACACTGAATCCAGGCTCCTTTTTAAGCCGATGTCATCAAACTTCCACaaagatataaatatattaacTTACTCATAACGAAGACATTCTCCTTGGTTTCTGGAATTCAGAATATCAACTGCTGTATCACTAACGGCTTCAACACAAACTTCCTCTTCGTCGGAGAATTTCGGCCTCAAACGCACGACAACTTTCACTTTATGAGCCACCATTCTGGTCTTTGTCAGCTCTTTCTCAGCTTAGCAAACTCtgcaattatcaaaatcaggGTAGCCTACCTATTACAGGTCAGTCATTTCAGAATTCAAGGACTaagaagaatttgaagaaCATGATGATACCTGTACATGTCTACTGAATAAAGTCCTTTCTAGTGATACTAGCATACAAGCATAATAGCATAATAACCCTAATTCAAATGACAAATACAGCTGCACTAACAGGAGTCATGATCAATCGCACAAATCAATCGACTTCAAAAATACGTGTTCTGATAAACGGCAGTGCCTAAACACAGTCCTACAACTGTGGCTAACTTTACTACATattttaaatggtcatatttCTGTCATTTATTAGATGTTAGTATCATTATAGTATGTGTATAGTGTGTATAGTCTTAAGATTTGGGACAcacacaggggctcgtatcataAGTTTggggggtgaactgtagcttagatcatccagtatccctgGTCCTATATATATAAGGACcagggatactggatgatctaagctacagttcacccccaaacttaTGATACGAGCCCTGTGAATGTGATTTGGGATCCGATTTAGAGAACGTCGACCAACAATAACATCACGAAACGTCTTAAATTTTAACCAATTAAATGCTCATGATACAATAACGTGTGAATGAACTacctaaataatcaatattgcAGAGATCATTGAGTCAAATCGGTTGTTTTTGGCAAGAATATCGTTCGGTATCATTATTTTTCGGCTAgagaagatttcatacatttaaAATAGCCCCCTCTCATCCCAAGGTCGTCGAGTCTCTAGCGTAACGCATTCCGCATTCCAGTTCCGTGTTTTACCGTTTACTCAACCACTGACAACTGTCAGTCAGCACTTAACAGTGCAGTGGACGCGGTTGGTTGGCTAACGTGTTGCTGGATGAGCTTGTAATTGATCTGGCCGTGTTTTGACTAAGTGAGTGGTTTGTTTGAAATAGCTGAGAGCGGGTAATGCTGCTGGCATCGATATCCTGAACCGGTTGTGTGGATTTAAAGgtgttgttttaaattatatgTTGATGATTGTTGGATGCTGTGCCTGTTGTGCATACGAGTTTACGGATACAATCATCATGACATTCATGTGGTGTAGGTAGGTAAACTTTCAAAACACAATTAACTTGAAAAGTTGACTTTCAATTTTTGACCCAATGTAGGTGAGTAGGTGATAAGAAGATTTCATTTGCATTGCAATATTACCATGATTACGAATAGGCAGGCATAGGCATAGACCTACTATGACTATGAGCTTTCGCTACATACACAGCTATGTACTACATCTCtaggcagggatttgaacctgatggcatcactaACCTCGGCCATGAcatgaaaccctgccacactagatgGGGTGCGCAGGTTCGCCGCACAAAAACTTAAGGCGCAAATCAGATTGCCATAATCGCTGAGCAAATTTCACGGATAAagtataaattaaaaaatccaGGCTAAGATGAAACCAAATTTCTGATTTGCTTATAATGACACCATAATCTAAACTGTGCATGTACCTGGGCATGTACCTTTTTTAGCCAGAGATGCTAGTTTTCCGGAaatatccggaattccggaaatttaggatcgccgatgtcaattccggaaattgggtgagaattcctcgcggcgaccagtaatggcacggaccgtaaaagcgttcattTGCTTGTACTCGTCGTCGCTTCTGTGTTATCTTATCTTGGTCTCTGTTTCCGAGGACATTCtgctacaatgtatatatgtgtgcttGTTGTGGTATCTGTGCGTGCGTAGGCGTAGCGCCACTGTTGTGACGCCATTTCCAATTAAAGTCAATTATCTTTACGCGCCGTTGTACATCGTCCCACTGACGGCCAACAATGTGAAGATGCACGTGGTactaattaagatgatatctaataaatatcatcttaattattaccacgtgCGTGCTATGTCCTGAGGCACACAGCTTTGAAACTTTCTTTTTGCCTGCAGCTGTCAAGCGGGACGGTCTGCAAAATGAGCCCGCACGGAAAGATTGTCAGTCGGGAGTCGGCCGATATAAAGGCAATTGACAgcggtataaaaaataaatttaactggCACTGGCTAGAGTGTAAGGACAGTAACGGGGACTACTTATCGAACTACATTCGTAAGTTAGACTTAGCTGGCGTGGTGTATTGCGTCGTTTGTAAAGACCAGGTCAAATACGGTAGTGGCtggaaaaaagatattcttcgtCACCCGGATAGCGCGCGGCATAAGCAGCGAGGGATGTGAAGCACAACCAATGCCTGCCGTCGTATTTTCAGATACCCAGATCGCTCTAGAACGCATTTCCGGCGATGCAAAAAACGCAAAAAGACCCCGGTTCTGAATTCCGGAATTTTGGTACTTTGGCCCTAGCATCTCTGTTTAGCTGACCACAATCTGTTAACGTAAAATGTTAATGTTAATGTAAATGCATCCAAGcacaatgtctggtgtttggtGGGCCTCCccaaaaaaactttttgaaaattggagGCTTTAGAGACATTTTCCAGGCTCTAAATGAATCATTTAGAGGTAAAAGACTAGTCAAATTGGCAAGAAAAATCTTGAACATTGATTACATAAACTTGAGAAGTTAGCTATTGGGTATTGATTAACCACTTTCCAGTTTTTCCCCCTTGCTATAATTCAAGTGTGTTCAGGTGTCTACAAACTGGCTCGGACTTCTTGTTACTTAGGCCAACAGGATTTGATAGTTTTACACGTACCAGCACGTCCACTCCGATCAAGGGCTGGCAATCTTTTATCCCCACAACAGATCTTGCTTCTAGGCCTAATCTATTGCCTCATCTTTGAGGAACTCTTTGGATTCGGagatttggaaaattgaacaGAACAGATCTGAACAGATTTGAACACTGTCTGAAACACCTGCTTTTCTGTAAAGCCGGACTGTAGATGTAGTTTTTTCACTAACCGCAAAGCGCTggttttaaaatgaaacaggCGCTATACAAATTTACAGATTACTATTATAGATAGGAAATCTATATTTGTAGTAGGCTACTAGATGTGCTGTGTGTTTTTACTTTGCCTCACTATTTATATAGATAACAATGCAGAGGCCTATTTCTTATTATAATAAAGCCAGCTGCCGTGCTTTTTGTATCAATTAAGTATACCTGTATTGCAAACTATATCGCTTCATAGTTTGATAATCATACAGTGCTTTTGCGTATTAATCCCGTCCATGAGTTCTTAtctgaaataattaattaacagCTGGGACGTACCTACGCAGAACTGGTTGATAATCGCATGCTTGAATTTCCATTGGAATAATGATCATTGGAATTCAACTTTTCCCACAAGCATCATTAAATGATGTTTTATCCTGGGCTCATTATTGAGATCCAGTGTGTTACGGAACCTTTTAACGCATCGCAGTAAATTTCAAACTGAGTGATATATGGCTTAGTGTCATAAAATCTAACCCCATCATTTAATCGCCATGGTATGTGCTTGCATTGCATCCAGTTGTTGACTTTCTTTCGCTGGATTCTATTATTTAAGTTTATaaggtggccacttacctggaaattaGGAAAAAGTGggggaaatttatttttttttgcgtTAAGTTAGCCAATAGTTgggaaattttgtaaaaaaaaagaataaagatctgttgctcaaaagttttttacagttaaccagtggatagttgacaaagTGACAGttacaatttcattgttactatggtatctatccactggttatctttaaccaactttgagtatgttgagattgctagatcgcgcATATAATCAAACGTTTTCCATCTATGTTTTCTGTATTTgattgtgttaattgattggattctaaGCAGATCGAGTCAGGgtacatgtcagggaatagccGGGGAAAATTAAATAATGGCAAGTATAAGTGGCCATCCCGATTTGGTATTTAGCGTCAAATTCTCGAAAGCCTGTTTACTAGCCTACATACATGTAGAGGCCTACAAATGTAAGATATCACAGTGCAGAAACCATTAAACAACCAATGAATTATCAATTGCAAAAGTAAAATGTTTTTGCTGTGGGATCATGTAAAAGTTTAGCAGATACTCGATATGAAAAATTGAGTTGAACTTTATTTTATGAATCAAAATTCCATTTCTGTTATCATTTCATACAGCTGCGCGGAAAATATTTCGCGCTTATCAACGCTTTTGTCGCGCACGCAGCTGTTTCgattatatgaaattattgatcTATTTTCGAACCATTCTCTATTTGCAGGTGATGTGCTCTAACGACGGCACCGAGTTCTAGATATTTAACCCGATTTCCTTGAGTACCGAAGGCGacgaaatggatttagttttgcTGAAAGTCATATTCCTGATCTCGATTTACGTGATATGCGTATTTTGCTGCTGTCTGCCGCTGAAAATCATTCCGAAAAATCGCGCCGAATACGTCGACAAACGTTCGAAAAAGATTCTGAGCTATTGCAACTGTTTCGCCGGCGGGGTGTTCCTCGGCGTCTGCTTCATCGGTTTGATTCCGGCCTTGACGCACAAGTTCACCGAGGTGCTCGAAACGAACGCGATCGACGTTCACTACCCGGTCTCCGAGTTGACGGTCGTGTTCGGATTTTTCGTGATCGTCTTCGTCGAGCAGTTGATCATGGCGTGTCAGGAGAAACGAGCGAATCACCGCGGCGAATTCGCCGTCGTCGAAATGAACTCGCTGCCGGTGAAAGATAACGACGCGAACGGCGGCACCGCCGAGACTAGTTACACGGATATGCCGCCGAGCGACGAAGACCTGGCCGTTTTCTCGCAAGAGGAGCACCCGCTCGCAAATAAGTCGGCGCCCGAACGCGATAATAACCACGGTCACTGCCACGACGTCGCCGGAATCGGCGTCGATTCCGAATCGTCCGTGCGTAGTTATATACTACTGCTCGCGTTGAGCGTACATTCCGTATTCGAGGGTATGGCGTTAGGTTTACAGGAGGACGCGGCGAAAACGATCAATTTATTCATCGCCGTCGTCATCCACGAGAGCCTCGTGTTTTTCGCGATGGGCGTCAGCATCGCGAAGATAAACGTGTCGTTGAAAGCGGCCGTGCAGTTGTCGTTAGTGCTGTCGTTGATGATCCCGGCCGGCGTCGGGCTGGGCATCGGCGTCGGTAACGTCGAAGGGTTCGCCGGCGGGCTCTCGTCGGCGATATTACAAGCGATTGCGGCCGGCACGTTCATATACGTCATCTTCCTGGAAGTTTTACCGAACGAAATCGGACATCATAATCGAGATATCATTAAGTTAGTTCTAGTTTTCGTCGGGTTTCTGCTGATCGCCGGACTACAATACATTCAtgtatagatagatagatagatcgACTTTTTATATCTGATATCAACCTGCTGGACTCGGATCCATAATTCTGACGTTTAGCATAtgcatttttttaaagaaaaacaagGGAAGGGCG is a window of Tubulanus polymorphus chromosome 2, tnTubPoly1.2, whole genome shotgun sequence DNA encoding:
- the LOC141900484 gene encoding zinc transporter ZIP3-like is translated as MDLVLLKVIFLISIYVICVFCCCLPLKIIPKNRAEYVDKRSKKILSYCNCFAGGVFLGVCFIGLIPALTHKFTEVLETNAIDVHYPVSELTVVFGFFVIVFVEQLIMACQEKRANHRGEFAVVEMNSLPVKDNDANGGTAETSYTDMPPSDEDLAVFSQEEHPLANKSAPERDNNHGHCHDVAGIGVDSESSVRSYILLLALSVHSVFEGMALGLQEDAAKTINLFIAVVIHESLVFFAMGVSIAKINVSLKAAVQLSLVLSLMIPAGVGLGIGVGNVEGFAGGLSSAILQAIAAGTFIYVIFLEVLPNEIGHHNRDIIKLVLVFVGFLLIAGLQYIHV
- the LOC141898738 gene encoding kinesin-like protein KIF22, which codes for MVAHKVKVVVRLRPKFSDEEEVCVEAVSDTAVDILNSRNQGECLRYEFSKVFNHETSQNEVFEYCVKPLLYDVTHGQNVSTFAYGPTGAGKTHTILGTVEDPGIIPRTLLELFAITSKQMKEDDTWKFTIRFSYLEIYNEKAIDLLSENKSQDLPIREDKRKRVFIAGLTELEIKTYDDFKRAFGPASQNRTTASTKLNEHSSRSHSILIIKVAKHQQCEPYRKLTGKMHLIDLAGSENNKRTGNKGIRLKESGAINTSLFVLGQVVDALNQGLPHIPYRDSKLTRLLQDSLGGNSHSVMITNLSPEMCMYLDTYTSLNIAQKTRSVVNKTIVNEELERPKLGKRVLPDKHKAAKRVRLSDKENSDDELDDIESLTEDESSSSIRLDPAPYLSPLLRKQNDADEALQVLTDRLEDLERKFMQKINAESDRVAEANVLKEQRNEIRQLKESISKSFKTKKGALEDIKSNAIRQITSSPLFFNPIGRIKRKPFKSTARRKILSDSESDDENRSNKRETSPVQPAVNTDVVERFSQEILRTLNTGSEKDILQLQTVGKKRCLLIIKYREVNGSFACIDDLDQVPGFSATFVQSFKKKNLIST